A genomic window from Acidobacteriota bacterium includes:
- a CDS encoding 2,3-bisphosphoglycerate-independent phosphoglycerate mutase translates to MENEELLRELSIKNDKKIVLLIIDGVGGIPLNGATELESAHKPNLDKLAEMSSCGTIIPVEIGITPGSGPAHLAIFGYDPLKYHIGRGILEALGIGILVEKNDLAVRGNFATINEKGIIVDRRAGRISTEKNIEICKYLSDRIRQIDDVKVEIFPGKEHRFVVLLKGDNLRDELSDADPQKDGLPLKYASALVKEAKNTEIVVNKFINMANENLEKYFPANSVLLRGFSKHPDIPSMGELFKLNPAAIAQYPMYRGLAQIVGMKILDVGAEIGEIFECLENNWKNYDFFYIHIKKTDSFGEDGDFKEKVKMIEKLDKFIPEILKLNPDVFAVTSDHSTPSSMKAHSWHPNPFLLYSPYEIRDEIKRFTERECAKGILGRFYSKDVMRLLLANALKLKKFGA, encoded by the coding sequence ATGGAAAATGAAGAATTATTGAGGGAGTTGTCAATTAAAAATGATAAAAAAATTGTTCTTTTGATCATCGATGGTGTTGGAGGAATTCCTTTGAATGGTGCTACTGAGCTTGAATCTGCTCACAAACCAAATTTGGATAAACTTGCTGAAATGAGCTCATGTGGAACAATAATTCCAGTAGAAATAGGAATAACCCCTGGCTCTGGTCCAGCTCATCTGGCTATTTTTGGATACGACCCATTGAAATACCACATAGGAAGAGGAATTTTAGAAGCCCTGGGAATTGGTATTTTAGTTGAAAAAAATGATCTGGCTGTTCGGGGAAATTTTGCTACTATAAATGAAAAAGGAATCATTGTGGACCGAAGGGCAGGAAGGATTTCAACTGAAAAAAACATAGAAATATGTAAATACCTTTCTGATAGGATAAGACAAATTGATGATGTTAAAGTAGAGATTTTTCCAGGAAAAGAGCATAGATTTGTGGTGCTTTTAAAAGGAGATAATCTAAGGGATGAGTTGTCAGATGCAGATCCTCAGAAGGATGGCTTACCATTGAAATATGCGTCCGCTTTGGTAAAAGAAGCAAAAAATACAGAGATTGTTGTCAATAAGTTCATCAACATGGCAAATGAAAACCTGGAGAAATATTTCCCCGCAAATTCAGTTCTGTTGAGAGGCTTTTCTAAACATCCTGATATTCCCAGTATGGGTGAGCTTTTCAAACTGAATCCAGCTGCGATTGCTCAGTATCCTATGTACAGAGGATTGGCTCAGATTGTTGGGATGAAGATTCTCGATGTAGGAGCTGAGATTGGGGAGATTTTTGAATGCTTGGAAAACAATTGGAAAAACTATGATTTTTTTTACATTCACATAAAAAAGACAGATAGCTTTGGAGAGGATGGAGATTTTAAGGAAAAAGTTAAGATGATAGAAAAGCTGGATAAATTTATCCCTGAAATACTAAAATTAAATCCAGATGTATTTGCCGTAACTTCTGATCATTCAACCCCATCTTCTATGAAAGCTCACTCATGGCATCCTAACCCATTTTTGCTTTATTCTCCTTATGAAATTAGGGACGAAATAAAAAGGTTTACTGAAAGGGAGTGCGCAAAAGGAATCCTGGGAAGATTTTATTCAAAGGATGTCATGCGCCTTCTCCTTGCAAATGCCTTAAAGCTTAAAAAATTTGGAGCCTAA
- a CDS encoding DNA polymerase III subunit alpha codes for MQKPFVHLHNHSEYSILDGAIKIDSLVEAAAKYHMPAVAITDHGNIFGTVSFYHKALEKNIKPIIGAEVYIAPSSRFEKKGKEEEVTSYHLILLVKNEKGYKNLVNLLTKSYLEGFYYKPRIDKELLQECSEGLIGLSSCLKGEIPSLLIKDLIPEATRTAGEYKEIFSKENFFLELQYHNLPEQKKINPLLVEIAKNLDIPLVVTNDIHYLKKSDAQSQDVLLCIQTNKKISDQDRLKFGSDEFYFKSTEEMYRLFGDYPDALNNTLTIAGMCDFGFPKKGYFLPKFKTPDLIEEDEYFEKVVKENFEKRISLLKERKKDFNQGAYQERLQYELNLIKKMGFSGYFLIVWDIIQFAKKKKIPVGPGRGSVVSSLVAYALEITDIDPIEYNLLFERFLNPERISMPDIDMDFCGRRRQEIIDYVREKYGKENVAQIITFGTMAARAVVRDVGRVMEVPLAEVDRIAKMIPFGNTSIDEAINSTQELKNKIESDSRFINMIEISKKLEGLVRHTSTHAAGIVIAPKPLTEFMPLYLTNKNEITTQFAMGEVEKIGLLKMDFLGLRNLTIIDDAIKIIEKYYGEKIDIDNIPLDDPQTFSLFCSGNTDGVFQFESIGMKEILKKFKPSNLKDLIALNALHRPGPLMSGIVDDFVNRKNNPSLINYPLPQMEKILEETYGIIVYQEQVMNIANEIAGFTMGDADLLRKAMGKKVPEIMKEQRKNFVEKATKKDVKKELAQKIFDQMEYFAGYGFNKSHSTAYAYLAYKTAYLKAHYPIPFMASLLTNESERGAQDNVVKYINECKEMGIKILPPDINESDYYFTVVKEGIRFGLSAIKNVGEIAVKSILEAREKIGKFKSIRDFINEVDLRIVNRKVLESLIKSGAMDSLNIKRSQLYHSIDKILDLAHRESRKEIFQMKSLFEQSKLSEIETIMNDVRVLKEWDESTLQQYEKETLGFYITGHPLKNYENQIKKLTSVSIQDIFEREEISNEVSIAGVITSLKNKKNKKGEKYVTFILEDLTGRIEVIAFPDVYKEHPHLLQEDKIIWISGRINEEGEIKRMRMSKGLLLDEATQKLAKKIFIKLTVDLMNETNISRIKNIISEYPGDTPLYLNVLYPPYKILFKSNLFPFVDPLPNFVKEIENIVGKNNIEIQY; via the coding sequence ATGCAGAAGCCATTTGTTCACTTACACAACCATTCAGAATATTCAATACTGGATGGTGCAATAAAAATTGATTCATTGGTAGAAGCTGCTGCTAAATACCACATGCCTGCAGTAGCAATTACAGACCACGGAAACATATTCGGAACAGTATCTTTCTATCATAAGGCTTTAGAAAAAAATATTAAACCAATAATAGGGGCTGAAGTTTACATAGCTCCATCTTCTCGATTTGAAAAAAAAGGAAAAGAGGAAGAAGTCACCTCTTATCATCTCATATTACTCGTCAAGAATGAAAAAGGTTATAAAAACCTTGTTAACTTGTTAACAAAATCGTATCTTGAAGGATTCTACTATAAGCCAAGAATCGATAAGGAACTCCTTCAGGAATGTAGTGAAGGATTAATAGGCTTATCCTCTTGCTTAAAGGGAGAAATACCCTCCCTTTTGATAAAAGACCTTATACCTGAAGCAACAAGAACTGCAGGAGAATATAAAGAAATATTTAGTAAAGAAAATTTCTTCTTAGAGCTCCAATACCATAATCTTCCTGAACAGAAAAAAATTAATCCTCTACTCGTAGAAATTGCCAAAAATCTTGATATTCCTCTTGTTGTGACAAATGATATTCACTACTTAAAAAAATCTGATGCTCAATCTCAAGATGTCCTATTGTGTATTCAAACAAATAAAAAAATTAGTGATCAGGATAGGCTAAAATTTGGAAGCGATGAATTCTATTTCAAGTCCACCGAGGAGATGTATAGACTTTTTGGCGACTATCCAGATGCCCTAAATAATACCTTAACTATTGCAGGTATGTGTGATTTCGGGTTTCCAAAAAAAGGATATTTTCTCCCAAAATTTAAGACCCCTGATTTAATTGAAGAAGATGAATACTTTGAGAAAGTGGTAAAAGAAAATTTTGAAAAAAGAATAAGCCTTTTAAAAGAAAGAAAAAAAGATTTTAATCAAGGAGCTTATCAGGAAAGACTCCAGTATGAATTAAACCTAATCAAAAAGATGGGCTTTTCTGGATATTTTCTGATTGTATGGGATATAATCCAATTTGCAAAAAAGAAGAAGATCCCGGTAGGCCCTGGCAGAGGCTCTGTAGTAAGTTCTCTTGTCGCATACGCCCTTGAGATTACAGATATCGATCCGATTGAATATAACCTCCTTTTTGAAAGATTTCTTAACCCGGAAAGAATTTCAATGCCAGACATAGATATGGATTTCTGCGGGAGAAGAAGACAGGAGATAATCGACTATGTTAGAGAAAAATATGGGAAGGAAAATGTTGCTCAAATTATCACCTTTGGAACAATGGCAGCAAGAGCAGTTGTAAGAGATGTGGGAAGGGTAATGGAGGTTCCCCTTGCAGAAGTAGATAGAATTGCTAAAATGATTCCCTTTGGAAATACTTCAATCGATGAAGCTATAAATTCGACCCAGGAATTGAAGAATAAAATAGAAAGTGATTCCAGGTTTATCAACATGATAGAAATTTCAAAAAAACTTGAAGGGCTCGTCAGACATACATCAACTCATGCAGCTGGTATTGTTATTGCACCAAAACCTCTAACAGAATTCATGCCTCTTTATCTCACGAATAAAAATGAAATAACAACTCAATTTGCAATGGGAGAGGTTGAAAAAATAGGGCTTTTAAAAATGGATTTTCTTGGCCTCAGAAACCTGACAATCATAGACGATGCCATAAAAATAATTGAAAAATATTACGGCGAAAAAATAGACATCGATAACATCCCTCTGGACGATCCCCAAACATTCAGCCTCTTCTGCTCAGGGAATACAGACGGTGTCTTCCAGTTTGAAAGTATCGGAATGAAGGAAATTTTAAAAAAATTTAAGCCATCCAATCTAAAAGATTTAATAGCTCTAAATGCTCTTCACAGACCAGGGCCTTTAATGAGCGGGATTGTAGATGACTTTGTAAATCGAAAAAACAATCCCTCTCTTATAAACTATCCTCTTCCCCAGATGGAAAAAATTCTCGAGGAAACATATGGAATCATCGTGTATCAGGAACAGGTTATGAATATAGCCAACGAGATCGCAGGGTTTACAATGGGAGATGCTGATTTACTAAGAAAAGCTATGGGGAAAAAAGTCCCGGAAATCATGAAAGAGCAGAGAAAAAATTTTGTTGAAAAAGCAACAAAAAAAGATGTGAAAAAGGAATTAGCTCAAAAAATTTTCGATCAGATGGAATATTTTGCAGGATATGGATTCAACAAAAGTCATTCAACAGCATATGCATACTTAGCATATAAAACAGCCTACTTAAAAGCTCACTATCCTATCCCATTCATGGCCTCTCTCCTTACTAATGAATCAGAAAGAGGAGCTCAGGATAATGTAGTTAAATATATCAATGAATGCAAAGAAATGGGGATAAAAATTCTTCCTCCTGATATAAACGAAAGTGATTACTATTTTACAGTGGTAAAAGAAGGAATAAGGTTTGGATTGAGCGCAATAAAAAACGTTGGAGAGATTGCTGTGAAATCCATATTAGAAGCAAGAGAAAAAATCGGGAAATTTAAAAGTATAAGAGACTTTATCAATGAGGTGGACTTGAGAATTGTGAATAGAAAAGTGTTAGAGAGTTTAATCAAATCTGGTGCGATGGACTCTTTGAACATCAAAAGGTCCCAATTGTATCATTCCATAGATAAAATACTAGACCTTGCCCATAGAGAGAGCAGGAAAGAAATTTTTCAAATGAAATCCCTTTTTGAACAAAGCAAATTATCAGAAATAGAAACAATTATGAATGATGTAAGAGTTTTAAAAGAATGGGATGAATCAACACTCCAACAATATGAAAAAGAAACACTCGGATTCTATATCACGGGTCATCCCTTAAAAAATTACGAAAACCAGATAAAAAAACTTACATCTGTCTCCATCCAAGATATTTTCGAAAGAGAAGAGATAAGCAATGAGGTATCCATTGCAGGAGTCATAACATCTTTAAAAAATAAAAAAAATAAAAAAGGCGAGAAATATGTTACATTTATTCTTGAGGATCTGACTGGAAGGATAGAGGTAATTGCGTTTCCTGATGTTTACAAAGAACATCCTCATCTTCTCCAGGAAGATAAAATTATCTGGATTTCTGGAAGAATAAACGAAGAGGGAGAAATAAAAAGAATGAGAATGTCAAAAGGACTTCTATTGGATGAAGCCACGCAAAAATTAGCAAAGAAAATTTTTATTAAACTAACTGTAGATTTAATGAACGAAACCAATATATCAAGAATTAAAAATATAATTTCAGAATATCCTGGAGATACGCCTCTTTATTTAAATGTCCTCTACCCACCATATAAAATTTTGTTCAAATCTAACTTGTTTCCCTTCGTGGACCCACTACCAAATTTTGTTAAAGAAATTGAAAATATCGTGGGAAAGAACAACATCGAAATCCAATATTAA
- a CDS encoding glycosyltransferase has translation MIINQLLPALHKGDAIGDEAFYLKDFFKSNGYQSEIYAIDIDSEILYLGKSVKSFPDPSERDTTILHYAIPSPLNELIKRVKGKKVIIYHNVTPEEFFVDFSKEMVNIAIEGKKQLKSLMNYIDLVFADSFYNKIELENVGFKNVQLLPLFINWEKYELKPDENIIELFSDEFANILFVGRVVPNKKIEDLMKVVAYYKKFISPLARLFVVGKIHSCREYYYSLLNLMGKLELTRDNLIFFDHVPDNELFALYQISDVFLSMSEHEGFCLPLIESMIFDLPVISYDSTAIPYTLNGAGILFNQKNTQVVAELCNLAIENMELREKILKTERERLNEFKKLNIGEIILNKFREIL, from the coding sequence ATGATTATAAATCAATTACTACCTGCACTTCATAAAGGAGATGCTATTGGTGATGAAGCATTTTATCTAAAAGATTTTTTTAAAAGTAATGGGTATCAATCAGAAATTTATGCTATTGATATTGATTCTGAGATTTTATATCTGGGGAAGTCGGTCAAATCATTTCCCGATCCATCAGAAAGAGATACAACAATTCTTCATTACGCAATCCCCTCCCCTTTAAATGAGTTAATCAAAAGGGTAAAAGGAAAGAAAGTAATTATCTATCACAATGTAACTCCGGAAGAATTCTTTGTCGATTTTTCTAAAGAAATGGTTAACATAGCGATAGAAGGAAAAAAACAATTGAAATCATTAATGAATTATATCGATTTAGTTTTTGCAGACTCTTTTTATAATAAAATTGAGTTGGAAAATGTAGGATTTAAAAATGTTCAATTGTTGCCTCTTTTTATAAATTGGGAAAAATATGAATTAAAGCCGGATGAAAATATTATCGAGTTATTTTCTGATGAATTTGCCAACATTCTTTTTGTAGGAAGAGTTGTTCCAAACAAGAAAATAGAAGATTTGATGAAAGTGGTGGCTTATTATAAGAAGTTTATCTCACCCCTTGCCAGACTTTTTGTTGTGGGAAAAATTCACTCCTGCAGAGAATATTATTATTCTCTTCTGAATTTAATGGGAAAATTGGAATTGACCAGAGATAATCTGATCTTTTTTGATCATGTCCCTGATAATGAGCTTTTCGCCTTATATCAAATTTCTGATGTATTTCTCTCAATGAGTGAGCATGAGGGATTCTGTCTTCCGTTGATTGAGAGCATGATTTTTGATTTGCCTGTTATTTCCTATGACTCTACAGCCATTCCATATACATTAAATGGAGCTGGTATTTTATTCAATCAAAAGAATACACAGGTTGTAGCAGAACTATGCAATTTAGCTATTGAGAATATGGAATTAAGAGAGAAAATCCTGAAAACCGAGAGGGAGAGGCTAAATGAATTTAAAAAGTTAAATATTGGAGAAATAATTTTAAACAAATTTAGAGAAATTTTATGA
- the guaA gene encoding glutamine-hydrolyzing GMP synthase, with the protein MEKIIILDFGSQYTQLIARKIRELGVYSEIHRYDLSLSKIKTENPRAIILSGGPSSVWEKDSPKISKEVFNLEIPVFGICYGLQLISHLLGGKVVKAKKREYGFAELFVKDFDGLFKDLPEKSQVWMSHGDEVYELPDEFKITASTENSRVAAIENRKKYIYGVQFHPEVVHTQQGKKILQNFIFNICHISPSWSIESFIEDSIKKIRNTVKQEKVLCALSGGVDSTVTAMLINKAVDKSLISIFVNTGFLRKGEFEYFLDTFRNLKLKVIGVDASRKFLEALRGIVNPEKKRKIIGKLFIDIFKDSAKNMGGIKFFAQGTTYPDVIESSSVKGPSAVIKSHHNVGGLPKNIGFKLLEPLKELFKDEVREIGRKLGIDEEIISRHPFPGPGLAVRIVGKITPERLRILREVDEILLEEIKKSNIYNNLWQAFSVLLPVRSVGVMGDQRTYQQAVVLRMVESIDGMTANWYRIDYPLLSKISSRIVNEVKGVNRVLYDITTKPPGTIEWE; encoded by the coding sequence ATGGAAAAGATTATAATTTTAGATTTTGGATCTCAATATACACAACTTATTGCTCGAAAAATAAGAGAATTAGGAGTCTATTCTGAAATCCATAGATATGACCTATCACTCAGTAAAATAAAAACAGAAAATCCCAGAGCAATAATTCTCTCCGGAGGCCCAAGCAGTGTATGGGAAAAGGATTCTCCAAAAATATCTAAAGAAGTTTTCAACTTAGAAATCCCTGTTTTCGGAATATGTTATGGTCTTCAACTTATATCACACCTGTTAGGAGGTAAGGTAGTAAAGGCAAAAAAAAGAGAATATGGTTTCGCCGAACTTTTTGTAAAAGATTTTGATGGACTTTTTAAAGATTTACCGGAAAAATCTCAGGTGTGGATGAGTCATGGAGATGAAGTATATGAACTTCCTGATGAATTTAAAATAACTGCCTCCACTGAAAATTCAAGAGTTGCCGCAATTGAAAACAGAAAAAAATATATCTATGGCGTCCAGTTTCATCCTGAAGTTGTCCATACCCAGCAGGGTAAAAAAATCCTCCAGAATTTTATATTCAATATCTGTCATATATCTCCATCATGGAGTATAGAATCATTCATAGAGGATTCAATTAAAAAAATAAGAAATACGGTCAAACAGGAAAAAGTATTATGCGCTTTAAGCGGTGGGGTTGATTCAACAGTCACAGCTATGTTGATTAATAAAGCTGTAGATAAAAGTCTTATCTCCATATTTGTAAACACGGGATTTTTAAGAAAAGGAGAATTTGAGTATTTTTTGGATACATTTAGAAATTTAAAATTGAAAGTCATTGGAGTAGATGCTTCAAGAAAATTTCTCGAGGCATTGAGGGGAATAGTAAATCCTGAAAAAAAGCGAAAAATTATAGGAAAGTTATTCATCGATATTTTCAAAGATTCGGCAAAAAATATGGGCGGTATTAAATTTTTTGCCCAAGGAACGACTTACCCCGATGTGATTGAGAGCTCATCAGTCAAAGGACCTTCCGCAGTAATAAAAAGCCATCACAATGTAGGAGGACTTCCTAAAAATATCGGTTTTAAATTGCTCGAGCCTCTAAAAGAATTATTCAAAGATGAGGTAAGAGAGATAGGAAGAAAATTAGGGATTGATGAAGAAATAATTTCAAGACATCCTTTTCCAGGCCCTGGACTTGCTGTTAGAATTGTCGGGAAAATCACCCCTGAAAGGTTAAGAATTTTAAGGGAAGTCGACGAAATTCTCTTAGAGGAAATAAAAAAATCAAATATCTACAATAATCTCTGGCAGGCATTTTCAGTACTTCTCCCTGTTAGATCAGTAGGAGTAATGGGAGATCAGAGAACTTACCAACAGGCGGTTGTTCTTAGAATGGTAGAAAGCATTGACGGGATGACTGCTAACTGGTATAGAATCGATTATCCCCTTCTTTCAAAAATTTCTTCAAGAATAGTTAACGAGGTAAAAGGTGTAAATCGAGTACTCTATGATATAACAACAAAACCTCCAGGAACGATAGAATGGGAATGA
- a CDS encoding DUF6775 family putative metallopeptidase, with product MINDIILNPKFIILYDEKSCKEFNIEEIFQYLKRKTSKSIEKRPDFFDNILSKNFQSKKENMIDFLSKKMASLRVSNIERLHEETEPLLQEIRFEIKNIKETSKKISGLLYEGFKLQSFFHELIPEKERNLNYLHVIFTNQLIVTWDYRDRRYHLRTSVYGFPSIISLTGIVEAPAKPREYYILKQALYNEDRMKELKERFKGRFIDYGDPAINEIVKGYVMQALFYYLLGNPFCKNRHCRLFNAHWQEEMIECQLKSPTEFCSFHEKILNHF from the coding sequence ATGATAAATGATATTATCCTGAATCCGAAATTTATAATCCTCTACGATGAGAAAAGTTGTAAAGAATTCAATATTGAAGAGATATTTCAGTATCTAAAAAGAAAAACGTCAAAATCTATAGAAAAAAGACCAGATTTTTTCGATAACATTCTTTCCAAAAATTTCCAATCAAAAAAAGAAAATATGATTGATTTTCTCTCTAAAAAAATGGCAAGTCTGAGGGTTTCAAACATTGAAAGACTTCATGAAGAAACTGAGCCTCTTCTTCAAGAAATCAGATTTGAGATAAAAAATATAAAAGAAACATCTAAAAAAATTTCAGGGTTGCTTTATGAGGGGTTTAAACTTCAATCTTTTTTCCATGAACTTATCCCTGAAAAAGAGAGAAATCTTAACTATCTCCATGTGATTTTTACAAACCAGCTTATAGTAACATGGGACTACAGGGATAGAAGATATCATTTGAGAACAAGTGTTTATGGTTTCCCTTCGATAATCTCGCTGACAGGCATCGTGGAAGCGCCCGCAAAGCCAAGAGAATATTATATCTTAAAGCAGGCATTGTACAACGAAGACAGGATGAAAGAATTAAAAGAAAGGTTTAAAGGCAGATTCATTGATTATGGAGATCCTGCTATCAATGAAATAGTAAAAGGATATGTGATGCAAGCGTTATTCTATTATCTCTTAGGAAACCCCTTCTGTAAAAATAGACATTGCAGGCTATTCAATGCTCACTGGCAGGAAGAAATGATAGAATGTCAATTGAAATCTCCTACGGAATTTTGCTCATTTCATGAGAAAATTTTAAATCATTTTTAA
- a CDS encoding glycosyltransferase family 4 protein: MRVAFIIQRYGKEVLGGSESLCRAVAENLYRRGVDIEVFTTTAKDYISWKRFYKEGESVLNGVLIKRFNPERERKIGEFNRFSDWIFSNPHSVEDEIRWLEEQGPVVPELIKNLKDEESNFDLIVFFTYLYYPTYWGLKNIGRKKALVSTAHDEPPLYLEIMKDVFKIPDGFIFLTEAEKNLVNEKFILSNKLNDVIGMGISVSKNINHLHFRKKYFIFSPFILYSGRIDKGKGLGELFDYFIKFKKKYYPITLALIGNLSMKLPNDPDIRYLGFLSEEDKLNAIASSVLTIHPSHLESFSISALESLSLGIPIVVQERTKPLVEHCKKSNGGLWYSDYEDFEEVLNLLLKEHKLRNTLGENGKKYITENFSWEKVCSKWKEIFRKI, encoded by the coding sequence ATGAGAGTGGCTTTTATAATTCAAAGGTATGGGAAAGAAGTACTGGGCGGCTCAGAATCTCTCTGCAGGGCAGTGGCTGAAAATTTATACAGGAGAGGAGTTGACATAGAAGTTTTTACCACCACTGCAAAAGATTACATTAGCTGGAAAAGATTCTATAAAGAAGGGGAGAGTGTATTAAATGGAGTATTAATTAAAAGATTTAACCCCGAAAGAGAGAGGAAAATAGGAGAGTTTAACAGATTCAGTGACTGGATATTTTCCAATCCGCATAGCGTTGAAGATGAAATTAGATGGCTGGAAGAGCAAGGCCCTGTAGTACCAGAATTGATAAAAAATTTAAAAGATGAGGAGTCCAATTTTGATTTAATAGTTTTCTTTACCTATCTATACTATCCAACATATTGGGGGTTGAAAAATATAGGGAGAAAGAAAGCTCTTGTTTCAACTGCCCATGATGAGCCTCCATTATATTTAGAAATCATGAAAGATGTGTTTAAAATTCCTGATGGATTTATTTTTCTTACTGAAGCTGAAAAAAATTTAGTTAATGAAAAATTTATCTTGAGCAATAAACTAAATGATGTAATCGGGATGGGAATTTCTGTATCAAAGAATATAAACCACCTCCACTTCAGAAAGAAATATTTTATTTTTTCCCCCTTTATCCTTTATTCAGGGCGTATTGATAAGGGAAAAGGTCTTGGAGAGCTTTTTGATTATTTTATAAAATTCAAAAAGAAATACTATCCGATAACTCTTGCATTGATTGGGAATCTTTCAATGAAATTACCTAATGATCCTGATATAAGATATTTAGGTTTTCTCTCTGAGGAGGATAAATTAAATGCGATTGCTTCATCAGTATTGACGATACATCCATCTCATTTAGAAAGTTTTTCAATATCCGCTCTTGAATCTTTAAGCCTCGGAATCCCTATTGTAGTTCAGGAGAGAACCAAGCCTCTTGTGGAGCATTGTAAAAAGAGTAATGGAGGGTTATGGTATTCTGATTATGAAGATTTCGAAGAAGTTCTCAATTTATTGTTGAAAGAACATAAACTAAGGAACACCCTCGGTGAAAACGGGAAAAAATACATAACAGAAAATTTTTCCTGGGAAAAAGTTTGTTCAAAATGGAAAGAGATTTTTAGAAAAATTTAA
- a CDS encoding sulfide-dependent adenosine diphosphate thiazole synthase produces the protein MEKIKFFPVGEKEVTRAITESFLKQFTEYVESDVIIVGGGPSGLMAGKELSSRKIKVLIIERNNYLGGGFWIGGYLMNKVTVRAPGEEILKALGIPFDKASEGLYVADGPHACSKLIASTCDAGVKFANMTIFDDIILKENGKVGGVVVNWTPITALPREITCVDPVGLEAKIVVDASGHDAVVVKKLEERGFFKTKGFGAMWVERSEDLVVEHTGEAYPGLVVCGMAVTTTYGLPRMGPTFGAMLLSGKRCAEMIMEILEKG, from the coding sequence ATGGAAAAAATAAAATTCTTTCCCGTGGGAGAGAAAGAAGTAACAAGGGCAATAACTGAGAGCTTTCTTAAACAATTTACAGAATATGTTGAAAGTGATGTCATTATTGTAGGAGGAGGTCCCTCGGGTCTCATGGCCGGTAAGGAGCTTTCCTCCCGGAAAATTAAAGTGCTAATAATTGAAAGAAATAACTATCTTGGTGGAGGATTCTGGATTGGTGGATACCTAATGAATAAAGTTACTGTAAGGGCACCTGGCGAGGAAATTCTCAAAGCACTGGGAATTCCTTTTGATAAAGCTTCTGAAGGGCTGTATGTGGCAGATGGCCCCCATGCTTGTTCAAAACTAATCGCTTCTACCTGCGATGCAGGAGTTAAATTTGCCAATATGACAATATTTGATGACATTATTCTAAAAGAAAATGGGAAGGTTGGTGGAGTCGTGGTAAACTGGACACCTATTACTGCTCTTCCGAGAGAAATAACATGCGTTGACCCTGTAGGTCTTGAAGCAAAAATAGTTGTTGATGCCTCAGGTCACGATGCTGTGGTAGTAAAAAAATTAGAAGAGAGGGGATTCTTCAAAACAAAAGGGTTCGGAGCCATGTGGGTAGAAAGATCAGAAGACCTTGTAGTAGAACATACAGGCGAAGCCTATCCAGGACTTGTAGTATGTGGAATGGCGGTAACCACCACTTATGGGTTACCAAGAATGGGTCCCACTTTTGGAGCCATGCTTCTCTCTGGAAAAAGATGCGCTGAGATGATAATGGAAATTTTAGAAAAAGGATGA